The genomic window CGGCCGCGAGGCGGGCGCTCGCCAGGGCCCGCACCGCCTGGTTCGACCGGCGGCTCGCCCGCGTCGTCGCCCGCCGCCTGCCCTCCGCGGTGCTCGCCTTCAGCGACGTCGCCTCGGGGGCGGCCCTCCCCCTCTGCCGCCGGCTGGGGATCCCGACGGTGCTCAGCATGGTCCACGGCGACGTCCGCGAGGAGGCCGAGGTCCTCGCCCGCGAGGAGGCCGCGGCCCCCGAGTTCTTCCCCCTCTACCTGGGCGACGCCGCGCTCGACCGCGAGGCGCTCGACTGGCTGCACCGCCGCCGCCTCCGCGACCTGGCGCTGGCGGACCGGATCCTCGTCCCGTCGGAGCACATCGCCGGCGAGCTGGCCCGCCACGGCACCCCCCGCGACCGCATCCGCGTGATCCCCTACGCCGCCGACTGCACGCGGTTCCGGCCCGCCGCGAAGGAGGAGACGCTCTCCGATCGCGAGGGCGAGGCGCCCTCCTGCGTCTTCCTCTTCGCCGGCGGGATCTGCCAGCGGAAGGGGATCGCCTACCTGCTGAGGGCCTGGGCGCGCGTCCGCCGGCCGGGCTGGACGCTCCGGCTCCTGGGCGCTCCGCCGGCCGACCCCGGTCCGCTCCGGCCGCTGCTGGAGGCGCCCGGCGTGGAGCTGCTCGGCCGCGTCGGCCACGCGGAGATGCCGGCGCGGATGGCCGCGGCCGACGTCTTCGTCTTCCCGTCGCTCTTCGAGGGATCCGCCGTCGTGACGTACGAGGCGCTCGCCTGCGGCCTGCCGTCGATCGTGACCGGGGCCGCCGGCTCGGTCGTCCGCGACGGCGTGGAGGGCTTCGAGGTCCCGCCGGCCGACCCGGACGCCCTGGCCGCCCGCATGACGCTCCTCGGCGAGGACCGCGAGCTCCGCCGCAGCATGGCCGCCGCCGCCCGCGCGCGGGCCCTCGAGTTCGACTGGCCGCGCTACCACGCCGCCGTCGCCGGGGCCGTGGGCGACCTCGCCGCCTCGCCGACGAGGCAGGCCCGCTCGCGGCCGCACGCCTCGGGTCGCCA from Aquisphaera giovannonii includes these protein-coding regions:
- a CDS encoding glycosyltransferase, which produces MESQHRDRTVLVGCPDARPPAYQAVLGLDRAGLLDRFVTSAYYDPGRALPGLARRVAPRAFGRLERVLLRRHDPEIPGGRVVGVPSVDLAIRLESRAGGPAARRALARARTAWFDRRLARVVARRLPSAVLAFSDVASGAALPLCRRLGIPTVLSMVHGDVREEAEVLAREEAAAPEFFPLYLGDAALDREALDWLHRRRLRDLALADRILVPSEHIAGELARHGTPRDRIRVIPYAADCTRFRPAAKEETLSDREGEAPSCVFLFAGGICQRKGIAYLLRAWARVRRPGWTLRLLGAPPADPGPLRPLLEAPGVELLGRVGHAEMPARMAAADVFVFPSLFEGSAVVTYEALACGLPSIVTGAAGSVVRDGVEGFEVPPADPDALAARMTLLGEDRELRRSMAAAARARALEFDWPRYHAAVAGAVGDLAASPTRQARSRPHASGRHPVAR